A portion of the Candidatus Bathyarchaeota archaeon genome contains these proteins:
- a CDS encoding adenylyl-sulfate kinase: MKKGWCVWVTGLPGSGKSTIANLLLKKLKALNFYAQIVSIDMIRKYATPQPTYSENEREVVYGALVFTAKMLTENGVNVIIDATGNRRRFREQARQAIPHFMEVYLECPLEVCVQREAKRKNTYLAPSDIYKKAEEGKAQTVPGVGAPYEEPFNPEVKVDSSWLSAEQCAEKILTAIQEHFLKSKKP; this comes from the coding sequence TTGAAGAAGGGGTGGTGTGTTTGGGTCACTGGTTTGCCGGGAAGTGGCAAGTCCACCATAGCCAATTTGCTGCTGAAAAAGCTGAAGGCTCTAAACTTTTACGCTCAAATAGTTTCTATAGACATGATACGCAAATACGCCACCCCGCAACCAACCTACTCCGAAAATGAGCGTGAAGTAGTCTATGGCGCTTTAGTTTTCACTGCGAAAATGTTAACCGAAAATGGCGTCAACGTCATCATTGACGCAACAGGTAATCGCCGCCGATTCCGAGAGCAAGCAAGGCAAGCTATACCGCATTTCATGGAAGTCTACCTCGAATGCCCCCTTGAAGTTTGTGTGCAGCGGGAAGCAAAGCGCAAAAACACCTATCTAGCCCCCAGTGACATCTACAAGAAGGCAGAAGAAGGCAAAGCTCAAACAGTACCCGGCGTAGGTGCCCCTTATGAAGAACCTTTCAACCCAGAGGTAAAGGTTGACTCTTCATGGCTTTCAGCGGAGCAATGTGCTGAAAAAATCTTGACTGCAATTCAGGAACACTTCTTGAAATCTAAAAAGCCATAA
- a CDS encoding phosphotransferase: protein MTTTEKERVVVLQESLEAYLSSLFGEDVDVVYVDELGKEKKRNDLEKDKECGLKGFGYGIPYLIVLNIGGRMKKIVLETMRPGSGFSHDHFSDRAGIILWQHSAFNKLPKHVHSVDAGAFTKRRSLKSLGDCDEFFIVTEFVEGKLYHEDLDRLKMFKQLGPLDLERCRALSEYLAEIHQVKSRRTELYIRRIRDLIGHGECIMGLMDSYPTGLDYINEKNLMEIEKRCVEWRWKLKRFTHRLAQVHGDYHPWNILFHKDTDFTVLDRSRGEWGEPADDVSAMTINYLFYSLQAHGRLAKSFETLFNLFWKNYLDKTGDEEILTVIQPFFAWRSLVVASPVWYPNLPEHVRSKLFNFVRNVLEIERLDLKDINSYLKL from the coding sequence ATGACAACGACTGAAAAAGAAAGAGTTGTGGTTCTACAAGAGAGTTTAGAGGCATATCTTTCGTCACTGTTCGGCGAAGATGTTGATGTGGTTTATGTTGATGAGCTAGGTAAAGAAAAGAAGCGGAATGATCTAGAAAAGGATAAAGAATGCGGCTTGAAAGGCTTCGGCTATGGGATTCCTTACCTCATCGTCCTAAACATTGGTGGCCGCATGAAAAAGATTGTTTTGGAAACGATGCGCCCCGGCAGTGGTTTTAGCCATGACCATTTCAGCGACCGCGCTGGGATTATACTTTGGCAACATTCCGCCTTCAACAAACTGCCTAAGCATGTACACTCGGTGGATGCTGGTGCCTTTACAAAAAGACGAAGCTTGAAGTCCCTTGGCGACTGCGACGAATTCTTTATTGTGACAGAATTTGTGGAAGGCAAGCTCTACCACGAAGACTTGGACAGGCTAAAAATGTTCAAGCAACTCGGTCCGTTAGATTTGGAGCGCTGCAGAGCCCTCTCTGAATATTTAGCTGAGATTCACCAGGTTAAGAGCCGCCGAACAGAGCTTTACATTCGACGAATCCGCGACCTCATAGGCCATGGCGAGTGCATAATGGGGTTAATGGACAGCTACCCAACTGGCTTGGATTACATTAACGAGAAGAACTTGATGGAAATCGAGAAGCGCTGTGTGGAGTGGAGGTGGAAGCTGAAAAGATTTACTCATCGACTGGCGCAGGTGCATGGAGACTACCACCCTTGGAACATACTCTTCCACAAAGACACCGACTTCACCGTTCTCGACCGCAGCCGAGGAGAATGGGGTGAGCCAGCAGACGATGTTAGCGCCATGACAATTAACTACCTGTTTTACAGCTTGCAGGCGCACGGGCGACTAGCGAAATCCTTTGAAACTCTCTTCAACCTATTCTGGAAAAACTACTTGGACAAGACCGGAGACGAAGAGATATTAACTGTCATTCAGCCTTTCTTCGCCTGGCGGAGCTTGGTCGTTGCATCTCCAGTTTGGTATCCAAACCTGCCAGAGCACGTGAGAAGTAAGCTTTTCAACTTTGTACGAAACGTGCTGGAGATTGAAAGATTAGACTTGAAGGATATTAACTCCTATCTCAAACTGTGA
- a CDS encoding amidohydrolase — translation MNSIIECGTIVTISHKGTIKNGSIIIEDDKIVEIGKTDKLKPKYRRYRKINAKNKVVIPGLINTHHHAAMSILRGYADDLNLKTWLEKWVWPIEKHMTSQDIYAGALLTAIESIRGGTTTINTMYHYTDEYNEARAFAETGLRGVVGHACFSWRKKQDRTTLDSLTRTWHNKKDGLIRISIGPHSPYTVGPDYMKELRAFTQELNRKRCSQNSPIIWHIHVAETADEPEKIRKAFNVAVKGGVVEYLDALGVLSHDVVAAHCVHLTRRDMAILNKRQVKVAHNPVSNLKLASGISPVTQLLEKGVTVSLGTDSSCSNNSSDMFEVMKIAALLHKGVSRDPTVLSAEQILRMATINGAKAISWDKEVGSIEVGKKADLAIVDFKKPHLMPVYNETSHLVYSVKSADVDTVIINGKIVMENRKIKTVNVNKVMELAEKTKRSLLERLK, via the coding sequence ATGAATTCGATTATAGAATGTGGAACAATAGTCACTATAAGCCACAAAGGCACGATAAAAAACGGCTCAATAATTATCGAAGATGACAAAATAGTCGAAATAGGAAAAACCGACAAACTGAAGCCAAAGTATCGACGCTACAGAAAAATCAACGCAAAGAACAAGGTTGTCATTCCAGGCCTAATCAACACGCACCATCACGCTGCTATGAGCATCCTAAGAGGCTACGCAGACGATTTGAACCTCAAAACATGGCTGGAAAAATGGGTATGGCCCATCGAAAAACACATGACAAGCCAGGACATCTACGCAGGCGCCTTACTCACCGCCATCGAATCCATCAGGGGCGGCACAACAACAATCAACACAATGTATCACTATACTGACGAATACAACGAAGCACGAGCCTTCGCTGAAACAGGTTTGCGTGGCGTCGTGGGACATGCCTGTTTTTCGTGGCGAAAAAAACAAGATAGAACGACTCTGGATTCTTTGACTAGAACATGGCACAACAAAAAAGATGGTCTTATACGAATCAGCATAGGCCCTCACTCCCCTTACACAGTAGGTCCAGACTATATGAAAGAGCTGAGAGCGTTTACGCAAGAGCTGAACCGAAAACGATGCTCACAAAATTCGCCTATAATCTGGCACATTCACGTGGCTGAAACAGCCGATGAGCCGGAAAAGATTAGAAAAGCTTTCAACGTAGCTGTCAAAGGGGGAGTGGTAGAATATCTTGATGCTTTAGGCGTTCTTTCCCACGATGTAGTGGCGGCTCACTGCGTCCACCTCACAAGAAGAGATATGGCGATTTTGAATAAAAGACAGGTAAAAGTCGCTCACAACCCCGTTTCGAACCTAAAGCTCGCCTCAGGCATAAGTCCAGTAACACAGCTCCTGGAGAAAGGCGTTACGGTAAGCCTCGGTACAGACAGTTCATGCTCCAACAACAGCTCCGACATGTTTGAAGTTATGAAGATTGCAGCTTTGCTCCATAAGGGAGTAAGCAGAGACCCAACGGTGTTGTCTGCTGAACAAATCTTGCGTATGGCAACCATTAATGGCGCTAAAGCAATAAGTTGGGACAAAGAAGTTGGCTCGATAGAGGTCGGTAAAAAGGCGGACTTGGCCATAGTTGACTTCAAAAAGCCTCATCTAATGCCAGTATACAACGAGACAAGCCACCTTGTTTACTCAGTCAAAAGTGCAGATGTGGACACTGTAATCATAAATGGTAAAATCGTGATGGAAAATAGGAAAATCAAAACTGTGAATGTAAATAAGGTTATGGAGCTTGCAGAAAAGACAAAGCGTAGTCTCTTAGAACGTTTGAAATAA
- a CDS encoding adenosylhomocysteinase — protein sequence MPEFKVKDPSLAPKGASLTEWASMHMPVLNQIKQRFEKEKPLEGIRLGASLHVTKETAVLIDTLMAGGADIALCGSNPLSTQDEVAAALAEKGISVYAWRGQTTEEYYRCVEKVIDHNPFITVDDGADLVGTIHSKRTEIIPDIKGGTEETTTGVVRLRAMAQSGALEYPIIAVNDAYTKYLFDNRYGTGQSTLDGILRATSILLAGKNFVIAGYGWCGRGLALRAKGMGANVIVTETDATKALEAVMDGFRVMPMGKAAEIGDIFVTVTGNVSIIRKEHMEKMKDGAILANSGHFNVEINIPELEGITVAQRTIRPNLKEYQLQDGRKLYLLGEGRLINLAAAEGHPSEVMDMSFANQALCIEHLVKEPKLESKVYSVPNGIDRLVANLKLRAMNVEMDRLTEEQKEYLASWKTGTI from the coding sequence ATGCCAGAATTCAAAGTCAAAGACCCAAGTCTTGCTCCGAAAGGAGCCTCTCTAACGGAATGGGCTTCAATGCATATGCCTGTGCTGAATCAAATTAAACAACGATTTGAGAAGGAAAAACCTCTTGAAGGCATACGATTAGGAGCCTCTCTCCACGTAACAAAAGAAACCGCCGTTCTCATAGACACTCTCATGGCAGGCGGCGCAGACATAGCTCTGTGCGGCTCGAACCCCTTGTCTACTCAGGATGAAGTTGCAGCAGCTTTGGCTGAAAAAGGCATAAGTGTCTATGCTTGGAGAGGTCAAACAACCGAAGAATACTATCGGTGCGTTGAAAAAGTCATAGATCACAACCCCTTCATAACCGTAGATGACGGCGCCGATTTAGTCGGCACAATTCACTCTAAAAGAACTGAAATCATACCAGATATCAAAGGTGGAACCGAAGAAACAACAACTGGGGTTGTGCGGTTGCGAGCAATGGCACAGAGTGGAGCACTAGAGTATCCGATAATAGCTGTGAATGACGCTTATACAAAATATCTTTTTGACAACCGCTATGGTACAGGTCAAAGTACACTCGATGGCATCCTCAGAGCCACCAGCATTCTACTTGCTGGCAAAAACTTTGTCATAGCTGGGTATGGATGGTGTGGACGCGGGCTAGCATTGAGAGCTAAAGGCATGGGCGCTAACGTAATCGTAACAGAGACAGATGCGACAAAAGCCTTAGAGGCTGTCATGGATGGCTTTCGGGTGATGCCCATGGGAAAGGCTGCAGAAATAGGCGACATCTTCGTCACAGTCACAGGAAACGTAAGCATAATACGCAAAGAACACATGGAGAAAATGAAAGACGGTGCAATACTTGCTAATAGTGGCCACTTCAACGTAGAAATAAACATCCCGGAACTAGAAGGCATAACGGTTGCACAGAGGACAATTCGACCAAACCTGAAAGAGTACCAGTTGCAGGATGGAAGAAAACTGTATTTGCTTGGCGAAGGAAGGTTAATCAACCTTGCCGCCGCAGAAGGTCATCCCTCAGAAGTCATGGACATGTCTTTCGCAAACCAAGCCCTCTGTATAGAGCATCTAGTCAAAGAACCTAAACTAGAGTCAAAAGTCTACAGTGTTCCAAATGGAATAGATAGGCTTGTTGCTAACCTTAAACTGAGGGCCATGAATGTTGAGATGGACCGGCTGACAGAAGAACAGAAAGAGTATCTAGCCAGCTGGAAAACTGGAACAATCTAA
- a CDS encoding transcriptional regulator, with product MVGKDQGIGGLIFLVCAIVAIGYTLGLFWLGEPLGGTQDAWTLSFWLIAMPVYLAFILILGIGAWIGWTMATTPPPKPIEELEVEEKKEEEQKEE from the coding sequence ATGGTTGGTAAAGATCAAGGAATTGGCGGCTTAATTTTCCTTGTATGCGCTATCGTTGCAATCGGCTATACCCTAGGACTCTTTTGGCTAGGAGAGCCACTTGGCGGCACACAAGACGCTTGGACGCTGTCTTTTTGGCTCATAGCAATGCCCGTGTACCTCGCGTTCATACTCATTCTCGGCATAGGTGCTTGGATAGGTTGGACAATGGCTACTACTCCACCGCCGAAACCAATTGAAGAACTCGAAGTTGAAGAAAAGAAAGAAGAAGAACAAAAAGAAGAGTAA
- a CDS encoding nucleotidyltransferase family protein gives MCNTKALVLCGGEGKRLRPITYYLQKTMIPIGYTQRPILEYIVRLLKFHGITDIAFLVNHKAEQIKNYFSEGSRFEVRIRYVYDSQLLKGTGGSVLNAYKQEAFNEKDTVLVYYGDIITNMNLKDLISFHKRKQAMATVALASGFEVRVGLANLEKDGKIQRFIEKPKLEKPVSIGILAFKGASLKAAQKLVEEKRTVDLMGDVIPHLIKMGKPVYGFVSDAFWFDVGSIEAYEKLDREKVKDAMSFLL, from the coding sequence GTGTGTAATACTAAGGCTTTAGTGTTGTGCGGAGGAGAAGGAAAAAGGCTTAGACCAATCACCTATTATCTTCAAAAAACCATGATCCCGATAGGTTATACACAACGACCCATTCTCGAGTATATAGTCCGCCTTCTCAAATTTCACGGTATAACCGACATTGCCTTCTTGGTGAATCACAAAGCTGAACAGATTAAGAACTATTTCAGCGAGGGGTCAAGGTTTGAAGTAAGGATACGTTATGTTTATGACAGTCAATTGCTAAAGGGAACAGGCGGTTCAGTACTCAATGCCTACAAGCAAGAAGCCTTTAATGAAAAGGACACAGTACTTGTTTACTATGGAGATATTATCACAAACATGAACTTGAAAGACTTAATTAGTTTCCATAAGAGAAAGCAGGCAATGGCGACTGTGGCACTTGCCTCTGGGTTTGAAGTAAGGGTTGGCTTAGCCAACCTTGAAAAAGACGGTAAAATTCAAAGATTCATTGAAAAGCCCAAATTAGAAAAACCTGTAAGTATCGGCATCTTGGCCTTTAAAGGCGCGTCTTTGAAGGCTGCGCAAAAATTGGTTGAAGAGAAACGAACAGTGGATTTGATGGGAGATGTGATTCCTCATTTGATAAAGATGGGTAAGCCTGTATATGGGTTTGTGTCCGACGCTTTTTGGTTTGATGTCGGCAGCATCGAAGCTTACGAAAAGCTGGACAGAGAGAAAGTAAAAGATGCTATGTCTTTTTTGCTTTAA
- a CDS encoding anaerobic ribonucleoside-triphosphate reductase activating protein — protein sequence MKLPEIKGFIDLSLVDWDGKVSAVIFLPHCNFRCPFCYNLSLVLNPEGMQTIPYEEIEQYLTKNKGWLDGVAITGGEPTIHNELPTLCRRIKELGLGVKLDTNGTNSAMVQELIEHKLVDYIAMDVKAPLSVESYSNAAGVNAEKLLTEVERTVEILLKNIIDYEFRTTLVPTIHSKNDIKQICSRIKGSKRYVLQSFKEDVKTLDPKFKNVKSFSPKDTDDFLKLARKIVPKTILRQPLS from the coding sequence ATGAAGCTGCCAGAAATTAAAGGGTTCATCGACCTCAGCCTTGTAGATTGGGATGGAAAAGTCTCAGCAGTCATATTCTTGCCTCACTGCAACTTTCGCTGCCCCTTCTGCTACAACCTCAGTCTTGTTCTTAACCCAGAAGGAATGCAAACAATTCCCTACGAAGAAATCGAGCAATACCTGACGAAAAACAAGGGTTGGCTGGACGGAGTGGCCATAACTGGAGGCGAACCAACGATCCACAATGAACTTCCAACTCTATGTAGACGTATCAAAGAATTGGGCTTAGGGGTCAAGCTGGACACTAATGGTACAAACTCTGCGATGGTGCAAGAGTTGATTGAACACAAACTTGTGGATTACATTGCTATGGATGTTAAGGCACCTCTGAGTGTAGAGAGTTACTCGAATGCAGCCGGCGTCAACGCGGAAAAGCTGCTAACTGAAGTAGAAAGAACAGTTGAAATTTTGTTAAAAAATATTATAGATTACGAGTTTCGTACAACATTGGTTCCTACAATTCACAGCAAGAACGACATTAAACAAATTTGTAGCAGAATTAAGGGCAGTAAAAGATACGTCCTTCAAAGCTTCAAAGAAGATGTTAAAACGTTGGACCCGAAATTCAAAAATGTCAAGTCTTTTTCTCCGAAAGATACGGATGATTTTCTGAAGCTGGCCAGGAAGATTGTGCCAAAAACTATTTTGAGACAGCCCCTATCCTAA
- a CDS encoding thioredoxin family protein, producing the protein MELKVFTLPTCKNCPAAKKISQEIAQKHGLKYETVDISTPDGQLDGLMYQIMSTPSIAIDDEVITRGKLLSREELETEVKKRLAK; encoded by the coding sequence ATGGAGTTGAAAGTCTTTACTTTGCCAACCTGCAAAAATTGTCCTGCTGCTAAAAAGATTTCTCAGGAAATTGCGCAAAAACATGGATTGAAATATGAAACAGTGGACATAAGTACCCCAGATGGTCAACTAGACGGACTTATGTATCAGATTATGAGCACGCCAAGCATAGCCATAGATGACGAAGTCATAACTCGCGGAAAATTGCTTTCTAGAGAAGAGTTGGAAACCGAAGTGAAGAAACGGTTAGCCAAATGA
- a CDS encoding archease, translated as MSKKTKFKFLEHRADVYIAAYGKTLEEAFENAALATFETMTETEEVKPKLEETVEVEGFDEKALLYNWLETLLVKFDTTEMLYSKFKIEPIKRTEKGFRLEAKIQGETFNPKKHPQKVGVKAVTYHRMEITKKPNKTTVKLILDI; from the coding sequence TTGTCTAAAAAGACGAAATTCAAGTTTCTCGAACATCGAGCAGACGTTTACATCGCAGCCTATGGCAAAACCTTGGAAGAAGCCTTTGAAAACGCAGCACTTGCAACCTTCGAAACAATGACTGAAACAGAGGAAGTAAAGCCAAAGCTTGAAGAAACGGTAGAAGTTGAAGGGTTCGACGAAAAAGCACTGCTCTACAATTGGCTGGAAACACTTCTAGTCAAATTCGACACGACAGAAATGTTATACTCCAAATTTAAAATCGAACCTATAAAAAGAACAGAGAAAGGCTTCAGGCTAGAGGCCAAGATTCAAGGTGAAACATTTAATCCCAAGAAACACCCACAAAAAGTCGGAGTCAAAGCCGTAACGTATCACAGAATGGAAATTACCAAAAAGCCCAACAAAACCACAGTAAAGCTCATCCTCGACATTTAA
- a CDS encoding ATP-grasp domain-containing protein codes for MKEINVQNILVIGIDAAALATSAKMAGYNVFAVDYFGDQDLKRACKDNLSIIAQKPGKSCKRLETNFSPNALLSLTKKLLATHRINAVLLASGLEDSFQPLAKLNDLIPIIGNNPKIIKKVRDKMQFFHELKKIAIPYPETALARNPDEGKRAAKDIGYPVMVKPLAGFGGVGIRKVKDRDELGKVFPQVVSLSRGVLIQEFVSGMDASVSFLSSKKAAVVLTLNEQLLGIQGVGQKEPFGYCGNIAPASASEALMDMCKDTVQKIASHFSLTGSNGVDLVISKDGIPYVVEVNPRFQGTLECLERILEINLVNAHIEACVEGILPLISEGRPATSCVRLILYAQRRSIIPCLTDLAEARDIPLPGVIIEEGEPLCSIVVEEKTRSSALRKSMMLADLIYGIVKPQFQ; via the coding sequence TTGAAGGAAATTAACGTTCAAAATATTTTGGTGATAGGCATCGACGCCGCTGCACTGGCCACTTCAGCAAAGATGGCAGGATACAACGTTTTTGCTGTAGACTATTTTGGAGATCAAGATCTTAAACGAGCATGCAAAGATAATCTATCGATTATTGCGCAAAAACCTGGAAAATCTTGTAAGCGCCTTGAGACGAATTTTTCTCCAAACGCGCTTTTAAGTCTAACAAAGAAGCTTCTTGCAACTCATCGAATAAACGCTGTTTTGTTAGCTTCAGGTCTGGAAGACTCGTTTCAGCCCTTAGCGAAACTCAACGATCTGATTCCCATAATTGGAAACAATCCTAAAATAATTAAAAAAGTGCGTGACAAAATGCAATTTTTCCATGAACTTAAGAAAATCGCCATACCTTATCCCGAAACTGCGTTGGCAAGAAATCCTGATGAAGGGAAGCGTGCGGCTAAAGATATTGGTTATCCTGTCATGGTGAAGCCTTTAGCAGGTTTCGGAGGTGTTGGAATCAGAAAGGTAAAAGATAGAGACGAGCTAGGCAAGGTTTTTCCACAAGTTGTTTCATTATCCCGAGGAGTTTTGATTCAAGAGTTTGTGTCTGGTATGGATGCTAGTGTGTCGTTTCTCTCGTCCAAGAAAGCGGCTGTGGTTTTGACTTTAAATGAACAATTATTGGGAATCCAAGGAGTTGGTCAAAAAGAACCATTTGGCTACTGTGGAAATATTGCTCCGGCTTCAGCAAGTGAAGCGCTTATGGATATGTGTAAAGACACTGTACAAAAAATTGCCTCGCACTTTAGCCTTACGGGGTCAAACGGTGTAGATTTGGTGATTTCCAAAGATGGTATACCCTATGTTGTTGAAGTAAACCCCCGCTTTCAAGGAACCCTAGAGTGCCTTGAACGTATTCTTGAAATAAATTTAGTTAATGCCCACATAGAAGCCTGTGTTGAAGGAATTCTTCCACTTATCAGTGAGGGAAGACCAGCAACCTCGTGTGTTAGACTCATCTTATATGCTCAGCGACGTTCAATAATCCCCTGCCTTACAGATCTTGCAGAAGCCAGAGACATCCCACTTCCAGGGGTTATCATAGAGGAAGGAGAACCACTCTGCTCTATTGTAGTTGAAGAAAAAACGAGAAGTTCTGCTTTGAGAAAATCAATGATGCTGGCTGATCTTATCTATGGGATTGTAAAGCCACAGTTTCAGTGA
- a CDS encoding histone deacetylase family protein, producing the protein MYVVYHERYEEVYASDPAASPGRIECIRKELEDLFQFVKPVSASEADLRLVHSQNHISWVKQQGLTYEIAVLAVGGALKASELAMRGEPSFGLIRPPGHHASSDSCWGFCYFNNIAVAIEKLRREGVVKKALIVDIDLHFGDGTNNFFASVPEVEYHHVEGDKRASFVSDLEHFLASQQICDVVAVSAGFDGHELDWGGLLKTEDYRVIGRIVKEYADEKCGGNMFAVLEGGYNQSVLGRNVKALLLGLE; encoded by the coding sequence ATGTATGTAGTTTATCATGAACGATACGAAGAAGTCTACGCCTCAGACCCTGCAGCATCTCCAGGCAGAATTGAGTGTATCAGAAAAGAACTGGAAGATCTCTTCCAATTCGTCAAACCCGTATCTGCTAGCGAAGCTGATTTGCGGCTGGTGCATTCGCAAAACCACATTAGCTGGGTAAAACAGCAAGGCTTGACCTATGAAATTGCTGTCTTGGCTGTTGGAGGAGCGTTGAAAGCTTCTGAACTTGCTATGCGGGGAGAACCATCCTTTGGCTTAATTAGGCCTCCGGGGCATCACGCAAGTTCAGATTCCTGCTGGGGTTTCTGTTATTTCAATAATATCGCTGTTGCGATTGAAAAACTGAGGAGGGAAGGTGTTGTTAAGAAAGCTCTGATTGTGGATATCGACTTGCACTTTGGGGATGGTACGAACAATTTTTTCGCATCGGTGCCTGAAGTTGAGTATCATCACGTTGAAGGCGATAAAAGGGCGAGTTTTGTGAGTGATTTGGAACACTTCCTTGCTTCTCAGCAAATCTGTGATGTGGTCGCTGTCTCCGCGGGTTTCGACGGACATGAGCTTGATTGGGGCGGTTTGCTAAAAACTGAAGACTATAGAGTCATTGGAAGGATTGTGAAGGAATATGCTGACGAAAAATGTGGTGGGAACATGTTTGCTGTTTTAGAAGGTGGCTATAACCAAAGCGTTCTCGGACGGAACGTCAAAGCCTTACTTTTGGGCTTGGAATAG
- a CDS encoding magnesium transporter CorA family protein has protein sequence MIWVYTVTESNELQARDASSLQELQSLSREVDWLWIDCMDLGDKEFEVIGGLVEETKVINDIKEQKIFSRPERVNNYLMFSVPHVVFIDELKTFPIYVFMKEGMFLTVRNKHSSKPVKNAFKTFEDCVGKVCEGSTNSSFILSRLFHEISNENLDVVMALRENIDKIEERALASPGDKRISRSVFVMKREISALERILWSQRELMLSIREGVVLIVKPSEEIRATLSHAVNNISRELSLLDSDNNALDSVLSLQDLGMIHKVERNLIYLTLIALVVSVLLILLEIDIINLLSR, from the coding sequence GTGATATGGGTGTACACAGTCACAGAATCAAATGAATTACAAGCTAGAGACGCTAGTTCTCTACAAGAATTGCAAAGCCTTAGTAGAGAAGTTGATTGGCTCTGGATAGATTGTATGGATCTTGGCGACAAAGAGTTTGAGGTCATTGGCGGATTGGTTGAAGAAACTAAGGTTATTAATGATATTAAGGAGCAAAAGATTTTTTCACGACCCGAGAGAGTCAACAATTACCTCATGTTTTCAGTTCCTCACGTTGTGTTTATAGATGAACTGAAAACGTTTCCCATTTACGTTTTTATGAAAGAAGGTATGTTCTTAACTGTAAGAAATAAGCATTCTTCCAAGCCTGTTAAGAATGCGTTTAAAACCTTTGAGGATTGTGTTGGAAAAGTTTGTGAAGGATCCACTAATTCCTCTTTTATCCTTAGTAGGCTGTTCCACGAGATAAGTAATGAAAATCTGGACGTGGTGATGGCTCTGAGAGAGAATATTGATAAGATAGAAGAGAGGGCACTTGCGAGTCCAGGGGATAAAAGAATCAGTCGTTCGGTTTTTGTAATGAAGAGAGAGATATCCGCTCTCGAAAGAATCTTATGGTCTCAAAGAGAGTTAATGCTTAGCATAAGAGAAGGTGTAGTCCTTATTGTTAAGCCTTCTGAGGAAATCAGAGCGACTCTGAGCCATGCAGTCAATAACATTTCGCGTGAGCTTTCTCTTCTCGACTCTGATAATAATGCTTTAGACAGTGTTCTCAGCCTGCAAGATTTGGGTATGATACATAAAGTTGAAAGAAATCTAATCTACCTTACTTTAATTGCCTTGGTTGTGAGTGTCCTTCTAATTCTCTTAGAAATTGATATAATTAATCTTTTATCAAGATGA
- a CDS encoding DUF91 domain-containing protein produces the protein MLGLNMAIARISVKDENELQKIVAHDVSAVEKGLTMICSNMPIDSKVNIDVLCHDEDGQLVIVKLSTKENDNMFFDGLKILAYVNNVKPLLKFSYKDYKINDTKSPRLVFLAPSFSTQLVDVVSQMQGIQMDLYTWEYFEFDDKRALHLEPAWLSEATKSRPRRTKPEKPRPLKAVEEPEKEPEKVTEEVVMPPEEVKPKSPKKEYKERAKKKSIFSI, from the coding sequence TTGCTGGGATTAAATATGGCAATTGCGAGAATCAGCGTTAAAGATGAGAATGAGCTGCAGAAAATAGTCGCACATGACGTAAGTGCTGTCGAAAAGGGACTGACAATGATTTGCAGTAACATGCCAATAGATTCAAAAGTAAATATCGATGTACTGTGCCACGATGAAGATGGACAACTGGTCATTGTCAAACTAAGTACGAAAGAGAACGATAACATGTTTTTTGACGGTTTGAAAATCTTGGCCTACGTCAACAACGTGAAACCCTTGCTGAAGTTTTCCTACAAGGACTATAAAATAAATGATACAAAGTCACCAAGGCTAGTCTTTTTAGCGCCTTCGTTTTCAACACAATTAGTCGACGTAGTTAGTCAGATGCAAGGAATCCAGATGGATCTCTACACGTGGGAGTACTTCGAATTTGATGATAAAAGAGCCTTACATCTTGAGCCAGCATGGTTAAGCGAGGCAACGAAATCAAGGCCACGAAGAACCAAGCCGGAAAAGCCCCGGCCGCTAAAAGCTGTTGAGGAGCCTGAAAAGGAACCTGAGAAGGTAACAGAAGAGGTTGTAATGCCTCCAGAAGAAGTAAAGCCAAAGTCGCCTAAGAAAGAATACAAAGAACGAGCGAAAAAGAAGTCGATTTTCTCGATCTGA